The following are encoded in a window of Methylicorpusculum oleiharenae genomic DNA:
- a CDS encoding COX15/CtaA family protein codes for MTDTHSFKSFRRLGTITIIAVYFLILVGGIVRASGAGMGCPDWPTCFGSWVPPTDVSQLPDNYQTLYAERGYKNTTFNPVKTWTEYLNRLSGVTIGILILATAWASRIYLRTDKTVFYLSCSVVLIVGFQGWLGSAVVASNLKPLIITLHMMLALFIVALLIYVIARSQHDTLQTLSIDQLPPQFRTVIKVAMGMTLVQISMGTQVREAVDLIANQHSYIDRQFWRNDLPVIFYVHRSFSSVILFTNLWLGWKLFKLTGNNRALQQLGILLTSCVVIAILAGVSLDRLGFPAFAQPIHLLMANLIFGVQFLIYICHKYASESQATPLTHDSFRNQIDV; via the coding sequence ATGACCGACACACACTCTTTTAAAAGCTTCAGGCGATTGGGCACCATAACCATTATCGCCGTTTATTTCTTGATCCTGGTTGGCGGCATCGTCCGGGCTTCCGGTGCTGGAATGGGCTGCCCCGATTGGCCTACCTGCTTTGGGTCCTGGGTACCGCCTACCGATGTTAGTCAGCTCCCAGATAATTACCAAACCCTCTATGCCGAGCGTGGCTATAAAAACACAACGTTTAATCCGGTAAAAACCTGGACCGAATATCTGAATCGCCTTAGCGGCGTCACGATAGGCATTTTGATTCTTGCTACTGCCTGGGCATCGCGCATTTATTTAAGAACGGATAAAACCGTTTTTTATTTGTCGTGCTCGGTGGTTTTGATTGTCGGTTTTCAAGGCTGGCTGGGATCAGCTGTGGTCGCCAGCAATCTTAAACCGCTGATCATCACGCTGCATATGATGCTGGCCCTGTTTATCGTGGCATTGCTGATTTATGTGATCGCCCGATCTCAACACGATACGTTGCAGACGCTATCCATCGACCAATTACCCCCACAATTCAGAACCGTCATCAAGGTTGCCATGGGGATGACTTTAGTGCAGATTTCCATGGGCACTCAGGTACGCGAAGCGGTTGATCTCATTGCAAATCAGCACAGTTATATTGACAGGCAATTCTGGCGCAATGATTTACCGGTCATTTTTTATGTCCACCGTTCATTTTCGTCAGTTATTCTGTTCACCAATTTATGGCTGGGCTGGAAATTATTCAAACTGACGGGTAATAACAGAGCATTACAGCAACTCGGTATCCTTTTGACCAGTTGTGTTGTCATTGCAATCTTAGCCGGTGTTTCGCTGGATAGATTAGGTTTTCCGGCGTTCGCTCAACCGATACACTTATTGATGGCCAATCTCATTTTTGGCGTACAGTTTTTGATTTATATCTGCCATAAGTACGCCAGCGAATCCCAGGCCACGCCGTTAACTCACGATTCATTCAGAAATCAAATTGACGTGTAA
- a CDS encoding uracil-DNA glycosylase family protein, translating into MIKSEHLLLEHRSALSACSACPDMKGPVVSGSPILSPILLIGQAPGDKEGIYGKPFAWTAGKTLFKWFQRIGLDEASFRQRVYMAAVCRCFPGKNPKGGDRVPSLSEIDNCARWLHSEIKLLRPALILPVGKLAISQLMPVKKLNDVIGKLHQVTYHGHTTEAIPLPHPSGASTWHRTEPGIRLLDLALSEVQNHPAWQQVCTHR; encoded by the coding sequence ATGATTAAATCTGAACACCTGCTGCTGGAACATCGCTCGGCTTTGTCTGCTTGCAGTGCCTGTCCTGATATGAAAGGCCCGGTTGTTAGCGGCAGTCCGATACTGTCACCTATCTTATTGATAGGTCAGGCGCCAGGCGATAAAGAAGGTATTTATGGCAAGCCCTTTGCCTGGACTGCAGGCAAAACGCTGTTCAAATGGTTCCAGCGTATCGGCCTCGATGAAGCTTCTTTCCGGCAGCGAGTTTACATGGCCGCTGTGTGCCGTTGTTTTCCGGGCAAGAATCCCAAGGGCGGAGACCGTGTTCCCAGTCTTTCCGAAATTGATAACTGCGCCCGTTGGCTGCATTCTGAGATCAAGCTACTCAGACCGGCGCTGATTTTGCCGGTTGGCAAACTTGCGATCAGCCAGCTGATGCCGGTCAAAAAGTTGAACGATGTGATTGGTAAACTTCATCAGGTCACTTATCACGGGCATACCACTGAAGCGATACCGCTGCCGCACCCTTCTGGCGCTTCAACCTGGCACAGGACAGAACCGGGCATCAGGTTACTGGATTTGGCATTGTCCGAAGTGCAAAATCATCCGGCTTGGCAGCAAGTCTGCACACACCGCTGA
- a CDS encoding exodeoxyribonuclease III, protein MKIISWNVNGIRAIQGKGFAETLAQLDADCILLQETKAQAEQIDKALEGINGYHIYSNCAERKGYSGVTILSRHEPLQVIRDIGIAEHDREGRVIVAEFEGFYLLNVYVPNSGEALSRLDYRQVWDGEFLAYLQQLQSKKPVIACGDFNVAHQEIDIARPKANYNKSSGYTQVEIDGFSRMVEAGWVDTFRHFHPDTVAYSWWSYRANARVKNIGWRIDYVLTSQTLIDKVRQAFILPDILGSDHCPVGIEIAL, encoded by the coding sequence ATGAAAATCATTTCATGGAACGTTAACGGTATACGCGCCATACAAGGTAAAGGCTTTGCCGAGACGCTGGCTCAACTTGATGCAGATTGTATCTTGCTTCAGGAAACCAAGGCGCAGGCCGAACAGATCGACAAAGCGCTGGAAGGTATCAACGGCTATCACATCTATTCCAATTGTGCTGAACGTAAAGGGTATTCCGGTGTAACGATTTTATCCCGGCATGAGCCGCTGCAAGTTATCCGTGATATCGGGATAGCAGAACATGACAGGGAAGGGCGCGTCATTGTTGCCGAGTTCGAGGGGTTTTATTTGCTGAATGTCTATGTGCCCAATTCCGGCGAAGCCTTGTCAAGGCTCGATTACAGGCAGGTTTGGGATGGTGAGTTTCTAGCTTACCTGCAGCAATTGCAAAGCAAAAAGCCCGTGATTGCCTGTGGAGACTTTAATGTGGCACACCAGGAAATCGATATTGCCCGCCCTAAGGCCAATTACAATAAATCGTCCGGTTATACGCAGGTTGAAATTGATGGCTTTAGCCGCATGGTCGAGGCTGGATGGGTCGATACTTTTCGTCACTTTCATCCGGATACAGTTGCCTACAGTTGGTGGAGTTACCGTGCCAATGCCAGGGTAAAAAACATCGGGTGGCGGATTGATTACGTTTTGACCAGCCAAACACTGATCGACAAGGTCAGGCAGGCTTTTATTCTGCCGGACATTTTGGGTTCGGATCACTGTCCGGTCGGTATTGAGATTGCGTTGTAA
- the nifH gene encoding nitrogenase iron protein encodes MALRQCAIYGKGGIGKSTTTQNLVAGLAELGKKVMIVGCDPKADSTRLILHAKAQNSIMQMAADAGSVEDLELEDVLKVGYRDIKCVESGGPEPGVGCAGRGVITAINFLEEEGAYDEDLDFVFYDVLGDVVCGGFAMPIRENKAQEIYIVCSGEMMAMYAANNIAKGIVKYANSGGVRLAGLICNSRQTAREDELIMELASKLGSHMIHFVPRDNVVQRAEIRRMTVIEYEPQAKQAQEYRDLATKILHNKNLVIPTPITMDELEDMLMEFGIMEEVDESIVGKTAAAEATA; translated from the coding sequence ATGGCATTACGTCAATGCGCTATATACGGTAAAGGTGGTATCGGTAAATCAACCACTACTCAAAATCTGGTCGCTGGTTTAGCCGAACTCGGCAAGAAAGTGATGATTGTCGGCTGCGACCCAAAAGCTGACTCTACCCGTTTGATCCTTCACGCCAAAGCACAAAACTCAATTATGCAAATGGCTGCGGATGCAGGCAGCGTAGAAGATTTGGAACTTGAAGATGTATTAAAGGTAGGTTACCGCGACATTAAATGCGTTGAATCCGGCGGCCCAGAGCCAGGCGTTGGTTGTGCCGGCCGTGGTGTTATCACAGCGATCAACTTCCTTGAAGAAGAAGGTGCTTACGATGAAGACCTTGATTTTGTTTTCTATGACGTACTTGGGGATGTTGTCTGTGGTGGTTTTGCCATGCCAATCCGTGAAAACAAGGCGCAAGAAATTTATATCGTTTGTTCGGGCGAAATGATGGCCATGTATGCGGCCAACAATATCGCTAAAGGTATCGTGAAATACGCTAACTCAGGCGGCGTTCGTTTAGCCGGTTTAATCTGCAACTCACGTCAAACAGCTCGTGAAGACGAACTGATTATGGAGTTGGCCTCTAAACTCGGTTCACACATGATTCACTTCGTTCCGCGTGACAACGTGGTTCAACGTGCTGAAATTCGCCGTATGACGGTTATCGAATACGAACCACAAGCCAAACAGGCGCAAGAGTACCGCGATCTTGCTACTAAAATCCTCCACAACAAAAATCTGGTCATTCCAACACCCATCACAATGGATGAACTGGAAGACATGTTGATGGAATTTGGCATCATGGAAGAAGTTGACGAGAGCATCGTTGGCAAGACTGCAGCAGCTGAAGCTACTGCATAA